A single window of Hyla sarda isolate aHylSar1 chromosome 2, aHylSar1.hap1, whole genome shotgun sequence DNA harbors:
- the ATP5MC2 gene encoding ATP synthase F(0) complex subunit C2, mitochondrial: MYACVRLMSNPSLVRNGACLLCRPLSATLMNQSVVKTEQQMALVPARGIQSSAVCRDIDTAAKFIGAGAATVGVAGSGAGIGTVFGSLIIGYARNPSLKQQLFSYAILGFALSEAMGLFCLMVAFLILFAM, encoded by the exons gtgaggaatgGAGCTTGCCTCCTCTGCAGACCCCTCTCCGCCACCCTGATGAACCAGTCTGTAGTCAAGACAGAGCAG CAGATGGCACTAGTTCCAGCTCGGGGAATTCAGAGCAGCGCCGTGTGCCGGGACATTGATACTGCTGCAAAATTCATTGGTGCTGGAGCTGCCACTGTAGGAGTGGCTGGATCTGGTGCTGGTattggtacagtgtttggcagcctCATTATTGGATATGCCAG GAACCCATCTCTTAAGCAGCAGCTGTTCTCATACGCCATCTTGGGCTTTGCTCTCTCTGAAGCTATGGGACTTTTCTGTCTCATGGTTGCTTTCCTCATCCTGTTCGCCATGTGA